From a single Crateriforma spongiae genomic region:
- the surE gene encoding 5'/3'-nucleotidase SurE — translation MRILLTNDDGVFAPGLAALEQQLRHLGEVVIVAPATEQSGVGHSITYLTPLVCKAIHREGRHWAWAVDGSPADCVKLAVAELLKDNPVDLVVSGINSGLNAGINVLYSGTVAAAIEGAFFGITSVAVSLEHDDDADFQSAAVIARNVIGGIVKQPRSQGGLFNLNVPTAATETPRDVKIVPMGLEQYGRTYEKRTDPGGRGYYWALWSESESQPPEMTDVSQLRDGNVTLTPLHFDLTRSEMLDPMRDWNLKG, via the coding sequence TTGAGAATCTTATTGACCAACGATGATGGCGTTTTTGCGCCGGGGTTGGCGGCGTTGGAACAGCAGCTTCGGCATTTGGGCGAAGTCGTGATTGTGGCCCCCGCAACGGAACAAAGTGGGGTCGGCCATTCGATCACCTATCTGACGCCTTTGGTGTGCAAAGCGATTCATCGCGAAGGCCGGCACTGGGCGTGGGCGGTGGACGGTTCGCCGGCAGATTGTGTCAAGCTGGCGGTTGCCGAACTGCTGAAGGACAACCCGGTGGATCTGGTCGTCAGCGGGATCAACAGCGGCCTGAACGCGGGCATCAACGTTTTGTACAGCGGCACCGTGGCGGCGGCGATCGAAGGAGCGTTCTTTGGCATCACCAGCGTGGCGGTTTCGCTGGAGCACGACGACGACGCTGATTTTCAAAGCGCCGCGGTGATCGCACGGAACGTCATCGGTGGCATCGTCAAGCAGCCGCGTTCCCAGGGTGGGCTGTTCAACTTGAACGTCCCGACGGCGGCGACCGAAACGCCACGGGATGTGAAGATTGTTCCGATGGGCTTGGAGCAATACGGACGGACGTACGAAAAGCGGACGGATCCCGGCGGGCGCGGGTACTACTGGGCTCTGTGGTCGGAATCGGAAAGCCAGCCGCCGGAAATGACCGACGTCAGCCAATTGCGTGATGGCAATGTCACGCTGACGCCGCTGCATTTTGATCTGACCCGATCCGAGATGTTGGATCCGATGCGGGACTGGAATTTGAAGGGCTGA
- the nrdR gene encoding transcriptional regulator NrdR yields MRCPFCHVDNDRVVDTRSVDDGYQVRRKRVCSNCHRRFVTLETMQQLGVRVVKREQTREPFDREKIRRGIERACSKRPITSSRIEKCVQGIEADIYASFDSEIPAEKIGDIVLAHLADLDPVAFIRFASVYREFDDADDFLHAISEVIGQGVGRPD; encoded by the coding sequence ATGCGTTGCCCGTTTTGTCACGTGGACAACGATCGCGTGGTGGACACGCGTTCGGTGGATGACGGTTACCAGGTGCGGCGAAAGCGAGTTTGCAGCAACTGTCACCGGCGATTCGTCACGCTGGAAACGATGCAGCAGTTGGGGGTTCGCGTGGTCAAACGCGAACAGACCCGCGAACCCTTCGATCGGGAAAAGATTCGCCGCGGGATCGAACGGGCGTGTTCGAAAAGGCCGATCACCAGTTCGCGAATCGAAAAATGCGTTCAGGGCATCGAAGCGGACATCTATGCGTCGTTCGATTCGGAGATCCCGGCTGAAAAAATAGGCGACATTGTTTTGGCGCACCTGGCCGATCTGGATCCGGTCGCGTTCATCCGTTTTGCCAGCGTGTATCGCGAATTTGACGATGCTGACGATTTTCTGCATGCCATTTCTGAGGTCATCGGCCAAGGCGTAGGAAGACCGGATTGA
- the tkt gene encoding transketolase, translating into MSVASTDIQTLAVDTIRTLSMDAVQTANSGHPGTPMALAPIAYQLYQHTMDYDPAQPAWPNRDRFVLSCGHASMLLYSSLHLIGVKALDDNGQPTDRLAVTLDDIKSFRQIGSVCAGHPEFGEAAGIETTTGPLGAGVSNSVGMAMAAKWLAATYNTDSATLFDYNTYALCSDGDLMEGVACEAASVAGHLKLDNLCWIYDDNGITIEGETDLAFSENVGQRFEGLGWNVVHVDDANDLAALGKAIDNFKACNDKPTIIIVKSIIGYGAPNKQNTHGAHGAPLGWDEVALAKQSYGFPPEEKFYIPDGVQQHFAEGVGERGKKAFDAWNEIWAKYQKDHPEKAAELTAMFAGKLPEGWDKDIPVFPADEKGDATRNSSGKVLNAVAANIPFMIGGSADLAPSNKSDLKFDGAGNFQSGSYGGRNLHFGIREHAMAGITNGLSLSGLRSYAATFFVFSDYMRGGMRLSSIMHQPVIYILTHDSIGVGEDGPTHQPVEHLSACRAIPGLLVFRPGDSNEVAECYRTALSIDDHPSAFVLSRQNMPTLDRDVYADVSGCAKGGYVLSDCDGTPDVILMGSGSELNLCVDAAKTLTEQGKKVRIVSMPCMDLFQEQDQSYIDEVLPPAVTNRVAVEAGIRMSWDRWIGSAGKFVGMESYGASGPYAAVYEHFGINAEAVVNAASA; encoded by the coding sequence ATGAGCGTCGCTTCGACTGACATTCAAACGCTGGCCGTCGACACGATTCGAACGCTCAGCATGGACGCCGTCCAAACCGCAAACAGCGGGCACCCGGGAACGCCGATGGCGCTTGCCCCGATCGCCTATCAGCTGTATCAGCACACGATGGACTACGACCCGGCCCAGCCGGCTTGGCCCAACCGCGATCGTTTCGTGCTGTCTTGCGGTCACGCTTCGATGTTGCTTTACAGCTCGCTGCATTTGATCGGCGTCAAAGCCCTGGACGACAACGGCCAGCCCACCGACCGACTGGCCGTCACCCTGGACGACATCAAGTCGTTTCGTCAGATCGGCAGCGTCTGCGCCGGTCACCCGGAATTCGGCGAAGCCGCCGGAATCGAAACCACCACCGGACCGCTGGGCGCTGGTGTCAGCAACAGCGTTGGCATGGCGATGGCCGCCAAGTGGTTGGCCGCGACCTACAACACCGATTCCGCCACACTGTTTGACTACAACACGTACGCCCTGTGCAGCGACGGGGACCTGATGGAAGGGGTCGCGTGCGAAGCGGCATCGGTGGCCGGCCACCTGAAGCTGGACAACCTGTGCTGGATCTACGATGACAACGGCATCACCATCGAAGGGGAAACCGATCTGGCATTCAGCGAAAACGTCGGTCAACGTTTCGAAGGCTTGGGATGGAACGTCGTCCACGTCGATGATGCCAACGACTTGGCGGCACTGGGCAAGGCGATCGATAACTTTAAGGCCTGTAACGACAAGCCGACGATCATCATCGTCAAAAGCATCATCGGTTACGGTGCACCCAACAAACAAAATACGCACGGTGCCCACGGCGCCCCGTTGGGTTGGGACGAAGTCGCACTGGCGAAGCAAAGCTATGGGTTCCCGCCGGAGGAAAAGTTCTACATTCCCGATGGTGTTCAGCAACACTTTGCCGAAGGTGTCGGTGAACGTGGAAAGAAGGCTTTCGATGCGTGGAACGAAATTTGGGCCAAGTACCAGAAAGACCACCCGGAAAAGGCGGCTGAGTTGACGGCCATGTTCGCCGGCAAGTTGCCCGAGGGCTGGGACAAAGACATCCCCGTGTTCCCGGCCGACGAAAAAGGCGATGCGACACGGAACAGCAGTGGAAAGGTTTTGAACGCCGTCGCCGCAAATATCCCGTTCATGATCGGCGGATCCGCCGACCTGGCACCCAGCAACAAGTCGGATCTGAAGTTCGACGGTGCTGGGAATTTCCAGTCCGGCAGCTACGGTGGACGCAACCTGCACTTCGGCATCCGCGAGCATGCGATGGCCGGAATCACCAACGGTTTGTCGCTGTCAGGATTGCGATCTTATGCCGCCACTTTCTTCGTCTTCTCGGATTACATGCGTGGCGGCATGCGTTTGTCGTCCATCATGCATCAACCGGTGATCTATATCCTGACGCATGATTCCATCGGTGTGGGGGAAGACGGTCCGACGCACCAACCGGTCGAACACCTTTCGGCTTGCCGCGCGATTCCCGGACTGTTGGTTTTCCGTCCCGGCGATTCCAACGAAGTTGCAGAGTGTTATCGCACCGCACTGTCGATCGATGATCACCCGTCCGCATTCGTGCTGTCGCGTCAAAACATGCCGACGTTGGATCGTGACGTCTACGCCGACGTCAGTGGGTGTGCCAAAGGTGGCTACGTTCTGTCGGATTGCGACGGCACACCCGACGTGATCCTGATGGGCAGCGGCAGTGAATTGAACTTGTGCGTGGATGCCGCCAAGACGCTGACCGAACAAGGCAAAAAGGTTCGCATCGTCAGCATGCCGTGCATGGATCTGTTCCAGGAACAGGACCAAAGTTACATCGACGAAGTGTTGCCGCCCGCTGTCACCAATCGCGTCGCCGTGGAAGCCGGGATTCGCATGAGCTGGGATCGATGGATCGGATCGGCTGGCAAATTCGTGGGGATGGAAAGCTACGGTGCCAGCGGTCCTTACGCGGCCGTCTATGAACATTTTGGCATCAATGCCGAA
- a CDS encoding glycine zipper domain-containing protein, producing MVRTRFLIPTLLLVSLTVMVPARFVQAQTGKQRGATFGGLAGAIAGGIIGDHNDEAGAGAAIGGVVGAVAGGILGDAADKEQAARQQQYLYQQQQQQVARTVGAVSITDVINMTRSGLGDSVIINQIHSRGVQHQIQVSDIIAMHQQGVRESVISAMQQATVGSPAVVQPEPAPVVVQQPTVIHETHVLPAYPVRRYYGPHYYSPRPYHYHRPRGTSVRIGF from the coding sequence ATGGTACGGACACGTTTTCTGATTCCAACGTTGTTGCTGGTGTCTTTGACCGTGATGGTTCCGGCCAGGTTTGTCCAAGCGCAAACGGGAAAACAGCGCGGCGCGACCTTTGGGGGATTGGCCGGCGCGATTGCCGGCGGAATCATCGGCGACCACAACGATGAAGCCGGTGCCGGTGCGGCGATCGGTGGTGTCGTGGGAGCGGTCGCGGGTGGAATCCTGGGCGACGCGGCCGACAAAGAACAGGCGGCTCGTCAGCAACAATACCTGTATCAACAACAGCAACAGCAGGTTGCCCGGACGGTCGGCGCGGTGTCGATCACCGACGTCATCAACATGACGCGCAGCGGCCTGGGCGATTCGGTCATCATCAACCAAATCCACAGCCGCGGCGTTCAACATCAAATTCAAGTGTCCGACATCATCGCGATGCACCAGCAAGGTGTTCGCGAAAGCGTGATCTCCGCGATGCAACAAGCCACTGTCGGCAGCCCCGCCGTCGTGCAGCCCGAACCGGCGCCGGTCGTGGTTCAGCAACCGACGGTGATTCATGAAACGCACGTCCTGCCGGCATACCCGGTTCGGCGCTACTACGGTCCACACTATTATTCGCCGCGGCCGTACCACTATCACCGCCCGCGTGGGACCAGTGTTCGCATCGGATTCTGA